A stretch of the Marivirga tractuosa DSM 4126 genome encodes the following:
- a CDS encoding aspartate carbamoyltransferase catalytic subunit, with protein sequence MTNLSVNHLLGIKDLTEEDIQLIFQTADHFKEVINRPIKKVPSLRDITIANIFFENSTRTKLSFELAEKRLSADVVNFSSSNSSVKKGETLLDTVNNILSMKVDMVVMRHSSPGAAHFLSRHINANIVNAGDGTHEHPTQALLDTYSIREQIQEIKGKKVAIIGDILHSRVALSNIYALKKLGAEVMVCGPATLLPKYISDLGVKTSWDVKEALEWCDVANILRIQLERQQLKYFPSLREYSLYYGVDRKLLDSIGKEIIVMHPGPINRGVEISSDVADSKQSIILNQVENGVAIRMAVLYLLAQKRQN encoded by the coding sequence ATGACAAATTTAAGTGTAAATCATTTATTGGGTATCAAAGACTTAACAGAAGAAGATATTCAATTGATTTTTCAAACTGCCGACCACTTCAAAGAAGTTATTAATAGACCCATTAAAAAAGTCCCATCGCTAAGAGATATAACCATAGCCAATATATTCTTTGAAAATTCAACTAGAACAAAATTATCGTTCGAATTGGCTGAAAAAAGACTATCGGCAGATGTCGTAAATTTCTCTTCTTCTAATAGCTCTGTTAAAAAAGGAGAAACTTTATTAGATACAGTCAACAATATTCTTTCCATGAAAGTGGATATGGTAGTCATGCGACATTCAAGCCCAGGAGCTGCGCATTTCCTTTCAAGACACATTAATGCGAATATAGTAAACGCAGGCGATGGCACTCATGAACATCCAACTCAGGCTCTTTTAGATACTTACTCCATAAGAGAGCAAATTCAGGAAATCAAAGGAAAAAAAGTTGCAATCATCGGGGACATCTTACACTCAAGAGTCGCATTATCAAATATTTACGCCTTAAAAAAGCTGGGTGCCGAGGTTATGGTTTGCGGTCCAGCAACCCTATTACCAAAGTATATTTCAGATTTAGGAGTCAAAACTAGCTGGGATGTGAAAGAAGCTTTAGAATGGTGTGATGTTGCCAATATTCTACGAATTCAATTAGAAAGACAGCAATTAAAATACTTCCCTTCTTTAAGAGAATATTCGCTCTATTATGGTGTTGACAGGAAGTTATTAGACAGTATCGGTAAAGAAATTATCGTAATGCATCCAGGACCGATCAATAGAGGGGTGGAAATTAGTAGTGATGTGGCAGATTCTAAGCAATCAATTATTCTAAATCAAGTAGAAAATGGAGTGGCTATTAGAATGGCTGTACTTTATTTATTGGCACAAAAAAGACAGAATTAA
- the polX gene encoding DNA polymerase/3'-5' exonuclease PolX, with translation MENKQIIRILKSTAKLMELHGENDFKVKSYQSAVNSLERYNQSLAVMDLNELQEIEGVGKSLAQSIYQINEQGSFEFFDDLSAKTPEGILEMMQLSGFGPKKIKLIWEKLGIESLEDLLIACKENKIAALKGFGDKTQVKLQEAVEFKLSMRGFIHYREAEKLADKIIKDLRSIDGVNKVSITSDTRRKLEVIKPVEILVATENKAKIIQYISKNEGFVLDKKNSGPLSLKFNYKALKAEINIIFTSTEQFVNELFKTTAHPNHLNAELRKDESFSHILKQKQFGSEEEIYEAAGFPYIVPELREGLWELDWAKENAIPKLLEMDDLKGILHNHSTYSDGKNSLEEMAQYCKDLGYEYLGISDHSKTASYANGLQEFRIKKQHEEIDVLNEKLAPFKIFKGIESDILNDGSLDYANEVMESFDFVVSSIHSPLNMDEKTATNRLLNAIANPFTTILGHPTGRLLLQRKGYPINHKAVIDACAEYGVVIEINAHPWRLDLDWRYVRYALDQGVQISINPDAHETIGYHDMYYGLCIGRKAGLTAQETLNAKSLDEISQYFEDRKKSALSKI, from the coding sequence TTGGAAAATAAACAAATAATAAGAATTTTAAAGAGCACTGCCAAGCTTATGGAGTTGCATGGTGAGAATGATTTTAAAGTAAAATCTTATCAGAGCGCAGTTAACAGTCTTGAAAGATATAATCAAAGCTTGGCTGTAATGGATCTAAATGAACTTCAAGAAATTGAGGGAGTAGGGAAAAGTTTGGCTCAGTCTATTTATCAAATAAATGAGCAAGGTTCATTCGAGTTTTTTGATGATTTAAGCGCCAAAACACCTGAAGGAATTTTGGAAATGATGCAGTTGAGCGGTTTCGGTCCAAAGAAAATTAAACTCATCTGGGAAAAGTTAGGAATTGAAAGTTTGGAAGATCTACTAATTGCCTGCAAAGAAAATAAAATAGCGGCATTGAAGGGATTTGGCGATAAAACGCAAGTTAAACTGCAAGAAGCAGTTGAGTTTAAATTGAGTATGCGAGGCTTTATTCATTATAGAGAGGCAGAAAAATTAGCTGATAAGATTATTAAGGATTTAAGATCTATAGACGGAGTAAATAAAGTCTCTATAACTTCTGATACCAGGAGAAAACTGGAAGTTATAAAACCAGTAGAAATATTGGTTGCAACTGAAAATAAAGCAAAAATCATTCAGTACATATCCAAAAATGAAGGTTTTGTACTCGATAAGAAAAATTCTGGCCCCCTTAGTTTGAAATTCAATTATAAAGCCTTGAAGGCTGAGATCAACATCATCTTCACCTCAACGGAACAATTTGTTAATGAATTGTTTAAGACTACTGCACATCCTAATCATCTTAATGCTGAATTACGAAAAGACGAGTCATTTAGTCATATCTTAAAGCAAAAGCAATTTGGTTCTGAGGAAGAAATTTATGAAGCAGCTGGCTTTCCCTATATAGTGCCTGAGCTTAGGGAAGGCTTATGGGAACTAGATTGGGCTAAGGAAAATGCAATTCCAAAACTGCTTGAAATGGATGATTTAAAAGGAATTTTACATAATCATAGTACTTACAGTGATGGTAAAAATTCTTTGGAGGAAATGGCTCAGTATTGTAAGGATTTGGGCTATGAATATTTAGGAATAAGTGATCATAGTAAAACAGCTTCTTATGCTAATGGATTGCAGGAATTCAGGATTAAAAAGCAGCATGAGGAAATAGATGTACTAAATGAAAAATTAGCGCCTTTTAAAATCTTCAAAGGAATTGAATCTGATATTTTGAATGATGGTTCATTAGATTATGCCAATGAGGTAATGGAAAGCTTTGATTTTGTGGTGTCATCCATTCATTCTCCATTAAATATGGATGAAAAAACAGCCACCAATCGATTGCTAAATGCAATTGCCAATCCATTTACTACCATTTTAGGACATCCCACTGGCAGGTTATTGTTACAGAGAAAAGGCTATCCTATAAATCATAAAGCTGTAATAGATGCTTGTGCAGAATACGGTGTGGTGATCGAAATTAATGCTCACCCTTGGCGGTTGGATTTAGACTGGAGATATGTAAGGTATGCGCTCGATCAAGGAGTGCAAATTTCAATAAATCCTGATGCCCACGAAACAATTGGCTATCACGACATGTATTATGGCCTCTGCATTGGCCGAAAAGCAGGACTAACTGCTCAAGAAACACTTAACGCCAAAAGCTTAGATGAAATATCACAATATTTTGAAGACCGTAAGAAGTCAGCATTATCAAAAATATAG
- the pyrR gene encoding bifunctional pyr operon transcriptional regulator/uracil phosphoribosyltransferase PyrR — MEKRLILDTDLLQITINRLVEELIENHKDFQNTVLIGLQPRGVFLAQRIQKRLNERLNKELPLGLLDTTFYRDDFRRRDTPIKANATDIPFIIEDKKVILIDDVLFTGRTVRAALDAMIAFGRPKLVELLTFIDRKYTRDLPIQPDYVGQRVNTIKTQRVLVEWTDQGAENDKIWLVTKEE; from the coding sequence ATGGAAAAACGTTTAATTTTAGATACCGACCTCTTGCAAATTACCATTAACAGGTTAGTGGAAGAATTGATTGAAAACCACAAAGATTTTCAAAACACGGTTTTAATTGGGCTGCAACCTAGGGGAGTTTTCTTAGCACAAAGAATACAAAAAAGATTAAACGAGCGCTTAAATAAAGAACTTCCTCTCGGATTGTTAGACACCACCTTCTACCGTGATGATTTCAGGAGAAGAGACACTCCGATTAAAGCAAATGCCACCGATATCCCCTTCATAATTGAAGACAAAAAAGTTATTTTGATTGATGATGTGCTATTCACTGGTAGAACAGTAAGAGCCGCTCTAGATGCAATGATTGCATTCGGAAGACCCAAACTAGTTGAACTTCTAACCTTCATCGATCGGAAATACACGAGAGATTTACCTATTCAACCCGATTATGTTGGACAAAGAGTGAATACCATAAAAACTCAGCGAGTACTTGTAGAATGGACAGACCAAGGTGCTGAAAATGATAAAATCTGGTTAGTGACAAAAGAAGAATAA